In Rattus norvegicus strain BN/NHsdMcwi chromosome 3, GRCr8, whole genome shotgun sequence, a genomic segment contains:
- the Rbm38 gene encoding RNA-binding protein 38 isoform 2 (isoform 2 is encoded by transcript variant 2), translating to MADRAAADRACKDPNPIIDGRKANVNLAYLGAKPRSLQTGFAVGVQQLHPTLIQRTYGLTPHYIYPPAIVQPSVVIPATPVPSLSSPYLEYTPASPAYAQYPPATYDQYPYAASPATATSFVGYGYPAAIPPALSATAPAGTTFVQYQAPQLQPDRMQ from the exons ATGGCAGATCGGGCAGCAGCTGATAGGGCTTGCAAAGACCCTAACCCTATCATCGATGGCCGCAAGGCCAACGTGAACCTGGCCTACCTGGGTGCCAAGCCTAGGAGCCTGCAGACGG GCTTTGCCGTTGGTGTGCAGCAACTACACCCCACCTTGATCCAGCGCACCTACGG GCTGACTCCCCACTACATCTACCCACCAGCCATTGTACAGCCCAGCGTGGTGATCCCTGCCACCCCTGTCCCGTCACTGTCCTCGCCCTACCTTGAGTATACACCAGCCAGCCCAGCCTACGCTCAGTACCCTCCAGCCACTTACGACCAGTACCCATACGCCGCCTCGCCTGCCACGGCCACCAGCTTCGTGGGCTATGGCTACCCTGCCGCCATTCCCCCAGCCTTGTCTGCCACGGCACCTGCAGGCACCACCTTCGTGCAGTACCAGGCACCTCAGCTACAGCCTGACAGGATGCAGTGA
- the Rbm38 gene encoding RNA-binding protein 38 isoform 1 (isoform 1 is encoded by transcript variant 1): MLLQPACAPSVFPRPSAAPSAMHGSQKDTTFTKIFVGGLPYHTTDASLRKYFEGFGDIEEAVVITDRQTGKSRGYGFVTMADRAAADRACKDPNPIIDGRKANVNLAYLGAKPRSLQTGFAVGVQQLHPTLIQRTYGLTPHYIYPPAIVQPSVVIPATPVPSLSSPYLEYTPASPAYAQYPPATYDQYPYAASPATATSFVGYGYPAAIPPALSATAPAGTTFVQYQAPQLQPDRMQ, from the exons ATGCTGCTGCAGCCCGCGTGCGCCCCGAGTGTGTTTCCGCGGCCGTCCGCCGCCCCCAGCGCCATGCACGGCTCACAGAAGGACACCACGTTCACCAAGATCTTCGTGGGCGGCCTGCCCTACCACACCACCGACGCATCGCTCAGAAAGTACTTCGAGGGCTTTGGAGACATCGAGGAGGCCGTGGTCATCACCGACCGCCAGACCGGCAAGTCCCGCGGCTACGGCTTC GTGACCATGGCAGATCGGGCAGCAGCTGATAGGGCTTGCAAAGACCCTAACCCTATCATCGATGGCCGCAAGGCCAACGTGAACCTGGCCTACCTGGGTGCCAAGCCTAGGAGCCTGCAGACGG GCTTTGCCGTTGGTGTGCAGCAACTACACCCCACCTTGATCCAGCGCACCTACGG GCTGACTCCCCACTACATCTACCCACCAGCCATTGTACAGCCCAGCGTGGTGATCCCTGCCACCCCTGTCCCGTCACTGTCCTCGCCCTACCTTGAGTATACACCAGCCAGCCCAGCCTACGCTCAGTACCCTCCAGCCACTTACGACCAGTACCCATACGCCGCCTCGCCTGCCACGGCCACCAGCTTCGTGGGCTATGGCTACCCTGCCGCCATTCCCCCAGCCTTGTCTGCCACGGCACCTGCAGGCACCACCTTCGTGCAGTACCAGGCACCTCAGCTACAGCCTGACAGGATGCAGTGA
- the Rae1 gene encoding mRNA export factor isoform X1 translates to MATNMSLFGTTSGFGTGGTSMFGSTTTDNHNPMKDIEVTSSPDDSIGCLSFSPPTLPGNFLIAGSWANDVRCWEVQDSGQTIPKAQQMHTGPVLDVCWSDDGSKVFTASCDKTAKMWDLNSNQAIQIAQHDAPVKTIHWIKAPNYSCVMTGSWDKTLKFWDTRSSNPMMVLQLPERCYCADVIYPMAVVATAERGLIVYQLENQPSEFRRIESPLKHQHRCVAIFKDKQNKPTGFALGSIEGRVAIHYINPPNPAKDNFTFKCHRSNGTNTSAPQDIYAVNGIAFHPVHGTLATVGSDGRFSFWDKDARTKLKTSEQLDQPVAACGFNHNGNIFAYASSYDWSKGHEFYNPQKKNYIFLRNAAEELKPRNKK, encoded by the exons ATGGCAA CCAACATGAGTCTGTTTGGAACAACCTCTGGTTTTGGGACTGGTGGGACCAGCATGTTTGGGAGCACAACCACAGATAACCATAACCCAATgaag GATATTGAAGTAACGTCTTCTCCTGATGACAGCATCGGTTGTCTGTCTTTCAGCCCACCAACCTTACCAGGGAACTTCCTTATTGCAGGATCGTGGGCTAATGAT GTTCGCTGCTGGGAAGTGCAAGACAGCGGGCAAACCATTCCAAAGGCCCAGCAAATGCATACCGGGCCAGTGCTTGATGTCTGCTGGAGTGAC GATGGGAGCAAAGTGTTCACAGCATCGTGTGACAAGACAGCCAAGATGTGGGACCTGAACAGCAACCAGGCCATTCAGATAGCACAG CACGATGCTCCCGTTAAGACCATACATTGGATCAAAGCCCCAAACTACAGCTGCGTGATGACCGGGAGCTGGGATAAGACCCTGAAG TTTTGGGATACCCGGTCGTCAAATCCTATGATGGTCCTGCAGCTCCCTGAGCGCTGTTACTGTGCAGATGTG ATCTATCCGATGGCTGTGGTGGCCACTGCAGAAAGGGGCCTGATTGTGTACCAGTTGGAGAACCAGCCCTCTGAGTTCAGGAGGATAGAGTCTCCACTGAAGCACCAG CATCGGTGTGTGGCTATCTTTAAAGACAAACAGAACAAGCCAACGGGTTTTGCTCTTGGGAGTATTGAGGGGAGAGTGGCCATTCACTACATCAACCCTCCAAATCC GGCCAAAGATAACTTCACCTTCAAATGCCATCGATCCAACGGtaccaacacttctgctcctcAAGACATCTATGCA GTGAACGGCATCGCCTTCCACCCTGTCCATGGCACCCTGGCCACTGTGGGGTCCGACGGCCGGTTCAGCTTCTGGGACAAAGATGCCAGGACAAAGCTGAAGACCTCAGAGCAGCTGGACCAGCCCGTGGCAGCGTGTGGCTTCAACCACAACGGGAACATATTTGCCTATGCCTCCAGCTACGACTGGTCCAAG GGGCATGAGTTTTATAATCcccaaaagaaaaattacattttcctGCGTAATGCAGCTGAAGAGCTAAAGCCAAGAAATAAAAAGTAG
- the Rae1 gene encoding mRNA export factor, whose protein sequence is MSLFGTTSGFGTGGTSMFGSTTTDNHNPMKDIEVTSSPDDSIGCLSFSPPTLPGNFLIAGSWANDVRCWEVQDSGQTIPKAQQMHTGPVLDVCWSDDGSKVFTASCDKTAKMWDLNSNQAIQIAQHDAPVKTIHWIKAPNYSCVMTGSWDKTLKFWDTRSSNPMMVLQLPERCYCADVIYPMAVVATAERGLIVYQLENQPSEFRRIESPLKHQHRCVAIFKDKQNKPTGFALGSIEGRVAIHYINPPNPAKDNFTFKCHRSNGTNTSAPQDIYAVNGIAFHPVHGTLATVGSDGRFSFWDKDARTKLKTSEQLDQPVAACGFNHNGNIFAYASSYDWSKGHEFYNPQKKNYIFLRNAAEELKPRNKK, encoded by the exons ATGAGTCTGTTTGGAACAACCTCTGGTTTTGGGACTGGTGGGACCAGCATGTTTGGGAGCACAACCACAGATAACCATAACCCAATgaag GATATTGAAGTAACGTCTTCTCCTGATGACAGCATCGGTTGTCTGTCTTTCAGCCCACCAACCTTACCAGGGAACTTCCTTATTGCAGGATCGTGGGCTAATGAT GTTCGCTGCTGGGAAGTGCAAGACAGCGGGCAAACCATTCCAAAGGCCCAGCAAATGCATACCGGGCCAGTGCTTGATGTCTGCTGGAGTGAC GATGGGAGCAAAGTGTTCACAGCATCGTGTGACAAGACAGCCAAGATGTGGGACCTGAACAGCAACCAGGCCATTCAGATAGCACAG CACGATGCTCCCGTTAAGACCATACATTGGATCAAAGCCCCAAACTACAGCTGCGTGATGACCGGGAGCTGGGATAAGACCCTGAAG TTTTGGGATACCCGGTCGTCAAATCCTATGATGGTCCTGCAGCTCCCTGAGCGCTGTTACTGTGCAGATGTG ATCTATCCGATGGCTGTGGTGGCCACTGCAGAAAGGGGCCTGATTGTGTACCAGTTGGAGAACCAGCCCTCTGAGTTCAGGAGGATAGAGTCTCCACTGAAGCACCAG CATCGGTGTGTGGCTATCTTTAAAGACAAACAGAACAAGCCAACGGGTTTTGCTCTTGGGAGTATTGAGGGGAGAGTGGCCATTCACTACATCAACCCTCCAAATCC GGCCAAAGATAACTTCACCTTCAAATGCCATCGATCCAACGGtaccaacacttctgctcctcAAGACATCTATGCA GTGAACGGCATCGCCTTCCACCCTGTCCATGGCACCCTGGCCACTGTGGGGTCCGACGGCCGGTTCAGCTTCTGGGACAAAGATGCCAGGACAAAGCTGAAGACCTCAGAGCAGCTGGACCAGCCCGTGGCAGCGTGTGGCTTCAACCACAACGGGAACATATTTGCCTATGCCTCCAGCTACGACTGGTCCAAG GGGCATGAGTTTTATAATCcccaaaagaaaaattacattttcctGCGTAATGCAGCTGAAGAGCTAAAGCCAAGAAATAAAAAGTAG
- the Rbm38 gene encoding RNA-binding protein 38 isoform X1: MLLQPACAPSVFPRPSAAPSAMHGSQKDTTFTKIFVGGLPYHTTDASLRKYFEGFGDIEEAVVITDRQTGKSRGYGFGIVAALEGTQNLNSGRSCSPGGREDSAPRVTMADRAAADRACKDPNPIIDGRKANVNLAYLGAKPRSLQTGFAVGVQQLHPTLIQRTYGLTPHYIYPPAIVQPSVVIPATPVPSLSSPYLEYTPASPAYAQYPPATYDQYPYAASPATATSFVGYGYPAAIPPALSATAPAGTTFVQYQAPQLQPDRMQ, encoded by the exons ATGCTGCTGCAGCCCGCGTGCGCCCCGAGTGTGTTTCCGCGGCCGTCCGCCGCCCCCAGCGCCATGCACGGCTCACAGAAGGACACCACGTTCACCAAGATCTTCGTGGGCGGCCTGCCCTACCACACCACCGACGCATCGCTCAGAAAGTACTTCGAGGGCTTTGGAGACATCGAGGAGGCCGTGGTCATCACCGACCGCCAGACCGGCAAGTCCCGCGGCTACGGCTTC GGGATTGTCGCTGCCCTTGAAGGCACTCAGAACTTGAACTCGGGAAGGAGCTGCAGTCCTGGAGGCAGAGAAGACAGTGCCCCAAGG GTGACCATGGCAGATCGGGCAGCAGCTGATAGGGCTTGCAAAGACCCTAACCCTATCATCGATGGCCGCAAGGCCAACGTGAACCTGGCCTACCTGGGTGCCAAGCCTAGGAGCCTGCAGACGG GCTTTGCCGTTGGTGTGCAGCAACTACACCCCACCTTGATCCAGCGCACCTACGG GCTGACTCCCCACTACATCTACCCACCAGCCATTGTACAGCCCAGCGTGGTGATCCCTGCCACCCCTGTCCCGTCACTGTCCTCGCCCTACCTTGAGTATACACCAGCCAGCCCAGCCTACGCTCAGTACCCTCCAGCCACTTACGACCAGTACCCATACGCCGCCTCGCCTGCCACGGCCACCAGCTTCGTGGGCTATGGCTACCCTGCCGCCATTCCCCCAGCCTTGTCTGCCACGGCACCTGCAGGCACCACCTTCGTGCAGTACCAGGCACCTCAGCTACAGCCTGACAGGATGCAGTGA